In the Paraflavitalea devenefica genome, one interval contains:
- a CDS encoding alpha/beta hydrolase, which translates to MKSTLITLSFFCIIQTAMSQTTIPLYENGIPNSKPVPDKESSVVSPADGKLRISYVTNPTLTVYPAPPEKATGTAIVICPGGGYSILAASHEGSDVARRFNEMGVTAIVLKYRLPNDTSMVNKEIGPLQDAQKAIEVVRAKAAEWNINKDQVGIIGFSAGGHLASTAGTHFNYDYLTNHAYKKAKKSPLRPNFMVLIYPVISFSDSLAHKGSRTKLLGEHPTTEKMIQYSNELQVTKATPPTFLVHAKDDKTVVVQNSEHFYEALQEHHVPAEIYLYEKGGHGFGMINKTSEVKWMDLVEQWMRSNKWIK; encoded by the coding sequence ATGAAAAGTACGCTGATCACGTTATCCTTTTTTTGTATTATCCAGACTGCTATGTCACAAACCACGATCCCCTTGTATGAAAACGGCATTCCCAATTCAAAGCCGGTACCTGATAAAGAAAGCTCCGTAGTGAGCCCTGCAGATGGCAAACTGCGCATCAGCTATGTTACCAATCCCACCCTCACGGTTTATCCCGCACCGCCGGAAAAAGCAACCGGCACAGCCATCGTCATCTGCCCCGGTGGTGGTTATTCCATCTTAGCCGCCAGCCACGAAGGATCGGATGTAGCCCGCCGGTTCAATGAAATGGGCGTTACCGCCATTGTATTGAAATACCGCCTGCCCAATGATACCAGCATGGTCAATAAAGAGATCGGGCCCCTGCAGGATGCGCAAAAGGCCATCGAAGTAGTGCGGGCAAAGGCAGCCGAATGGAATATTAACAAAGACCAGGTAGGTATTATCGGGTTCTCAGCAGGCGGGCACCTCGCTTCTACAGCAGGCACCCATTTTAACTATGACTACCTTACCAACCACGCTTATAAGAAGGCTAAAAAGTCGCCGCTGCGGCCCAACTTTATGGTCCTCATCTACCCTGTGATCAGCTTCAGTGATAGCCTCGCCCACAAAGGCTCCCGCACCAAACTGCTGGGTGAGCACCCCACTACCGAAAAGATGATCCAATACTCCAACGAATTACAGGTTACCAAAGCGACACCGCCCACCTTCCTGGTGCATGCCAAAGACGATAAAACAGTGGTGGTACAAAACAGTGAACACTTTTATGAAGCCTTACAAGAGCACCATGTGCCTGCTGAAATATACCTGTATGAAAAAGGAGGCCATGGCTTCGGCATGATCAATAAAACCAGCGAAGTGAAATGGATGGACCTGGTGGAACAATGGATGAGAAGCAATAAGTGGATTAAGTAG